The Odocoileus virginianus isolate 20LAN1187 ecotype Illinois chromosome 12, Ovbor_1.2, whole genome shotgun sequence genome has a segment encoding these proteins:
- the MGARP gene encoding protein MGARP, with amino-acid sequence MINHVCLIPDARSETFPVHSEWKIRQWAVGRQMTATSRFPVILRGRRQLSSQAQEKATESGDWVVGGWCRRPTALHVPRDRPGGAGRGRCPSPGRGSQPRSRLWAREAAWLLAAGAMYLRRAVSKTLALPLRAPPGPAPLRKDASLRWISSNKFPGSSGSNMIYYLVVGVTVSAGGYYTYKKVTSGKTKRSDHVTDLKEKTKAELHPPQGEKENLVAAEEASLEAPEVSSAEASPVVTEDIPDAPAVVVEEAPPCPDDAEAAPAETEVVGAESRPEATGETAEETTSGVPSAAPEEAAALDRDEGATENESSGERAELEENSPVESESSAGEALQEEACASSEAASARG; translated from the exons ATGATCAATCATGTCTGTCTTATTCCAGATGCGAGGTCCGAAACATTTCCAGTCCACTCCGAGTGGAAGATAAGGCAGTGGGCAGTGGGCAGGCAGATGACGGCCACTTCACGGTTCCCTGTCATTCTGAGAGGCCGCCGTCAGCTGAGTTCTCAGGCCCAGGAGAAAGCAACAGAGTCTGGAGATTGGGTTGTGGGAGGATGGTGCAGAAGACCAACCGCTTTGCACGTCCCCAGAGACCGCCCGGGCGGGGCGGGCAGGGGTCGGTGCCCCTCCCCGGGGCGGGGCTCGCAACCCCGCAGCCGGCTCTGGGCTAGAGAGGCTGCTTGGCTGCTAGCTGCTGGCGCGATGTACCTCCGCCGGGCGGTCTCCAAGACCCTGGCGCTCCCACTGAGGGCGCCCCCAGGCCCCGCGCCGCTCCGGAAAGACG CGTCTCTTCGCTGGATATCATCTAACAAATTCCCTGGATCATCTGGATCAAATATGATCTATTATCTGGTTGTAGGTGTCACAGTCAGTGCTGGTGGATATTAT ACTTACAAGAAAGTCACATCAGGGAAGACCAAACGCAGCGATCATGTaacagatttgaaagaaaaaaccaAAGCGGAGTTACATCCACCTCAAG GTGAGAAAGAGAACCTTGTGGCTGCCGAGGAAGCCAGTTTAGAAGCCCCTGAAGTATCTTCAGCGGAAGCTTCTCCGGTGGTTACTGAAGATATTCCCGATGCTCCAGCTGTGGTCGTAGAAGAGGCTCCCCCCTGTCCAGATGACGCCGAGGCTGCTCCTGCGGAGACCGAGGTGGTCGGTGCTGAGTCTCGGCCAGAGGCGACAGGGGAGACCGCCGAGGAAACGACCTCAGGGGTCCCGAGCGCAGCTCCGGAGGAAGCTGCTGCCCTGGATCGTGATGAAGGTGCAACAGAGAACGAAAGCTCTGGTGAACGTGCTGAACTGGAAGAAAATTCTCCAGTTGAGTCAGAATCCTCTGCCGGGGAGGCTTTACAGGAAGAAGCCTGTGCTAGTTCTGAGGCCGCCTCAGCCCGAGGCTGA